The proteins below are encoded in one region of Segatella copri:
- a CDS encoding S-adenosylmethionine:tRNA ribosyltransferase-isomerase has product MDTKHIKISDYNYDLPDERIAKFPIAQRDHSKLLVYKHGEVSDDVFHHLPTYLPQGALMIFNNTKVIQARLHFRKETGALIEVFLMEPAEPTDYELMFQTTGHCSWLCMIGNLKKWKEGTLKRDFEIKGHKLTLSATMRRGDALGSEAQKMVAKGGGTNYWVDFDWDNDKVSFAEILEAVGELPIPPYLNRKTEESDKTTYQTVYSKIKGSVAAPTAGLHFTDAVLKDLDAHGIDREEVTLHVGAGTFKPVKSLEIEGHQMHTEYIVVHRRSLEKLIKHECRVIAVGTTSVRTIESLYYMGVHLLKHPEANEEDLHVKQWDPYELSEDGNLVDGITPMQAIQAIIDYLDRNGLEALHSSTQIIIAPGYQYKIVKMLVTNFHQPQSTLLLLVSAFLKGDWKKVYDYALSHDFRFLSYGDSSLLIP; this is encoded by the coding sequence ATGGATACAAAACACATTAAAATTAGTGATTATAACTATGATTTACCGGATGAGCGCATCGCAAAATTCCCTATCGCCCAGCGCGACCATAGTAAACTGCTGGTCTATAAGCACGGCGAGGTAAGCGATGATGTTTTCCATCATCTTCCCACATATCTCCCTCAAGGAGCCTTGATGATATTCAACAATACCAAGGTGATACAAGCGCGTCTGCACTTCCGCAAGGAAACAGGTGCGCTTATTGAGGTTTTCTTGATGGAGCCTGCAGAACCTACTGATTATGAACTCATGTTCCAGACCACCGGACATTGTTCCTGGCTCTGCATGATCGGTAATCTGAAGAAATGGAAAGAGGGCACCCTGAAGCGTGATTTCGAAATCAAGGGCCACAAGCTTACGCTCAGCGCTACCATGCGACGCGGAGATGCTCTCGGTTCTGAAGCGCAGAAAATGGTTGCCAAAGGCGGAGGAACCAACTACTGGGTTGATTTTGATTGGGACAACGACAAGGTGTCTTTCGCTGAGATTCTTGAAGCAGTAGGCGAGTTGCCTATTCCTCCATATCTCAACCGCAAGACAGAGGAGAGCGACAAGACCACCTATCAGACGGTTTATTCTAAAATCAAGGGAAGTGTGGCTGCTCCAACTGCCGGACTTCACTTTACCGATGCTGTTCTCAAGGATCTTGATGCGCATGGAATCGACCGCGAAGAAGTAACCCTGCATGTAGGAGCCGGCACATTCAAACCGGTGAAGAGCCTTGAAATCGAAGGTCATCAGATGCATACGGAATACATTGTTGTTCATCGTCGCAGTCTGGAAAAACTCATCAAGCACGAGTGCCGGGTCATTGCCGTAGGAACCACCAGCGTCCGTACCATCGAGAGTCTCTATTACATGGGCGTTCATCTGCTGAAGCATCCTGAGGCAAATGAAGAAGATCTGCACGTAAAACAGTGGGATCCTTACGAGCTTTCTGAAGATGGCAATCTGGTAGATGGAATCACTCCGATGCAGGCTATCCAGGCAATCATCGATTATTTGGACCGCAACGGTTTGGAGGCTCTCCATTCCAGCACGCAGATTATCATTGCTCCTGGCTATCAGTATAAGATTGTGAAGATGCTGGTCACCAATTTCCATCAGCCTCAGAGCACACTCCTGCTTCTGGTGAGTGCTTTCCTCAAGGGCGACTGGAAGAAGGTTTACGATTATGCTCTTTCGCATGATTTCCGTTTCCTGAGCTATGGAGATTCATCCCTGCTCATTCCGTAA
- a CDS encoding ABC-F family ATP-binding cassette domain-containing protein yields MISVEGLKVEFGVKPLFHDVSFVINDRDRIALVGKNGAGKSTMLKILCGLQKPTAGVVAIPNETTIGYLPQVMKLQDDTTVKEETRKAFAHNTEMKARLDKMQQEMADRTDYESESYAQLVEKFTQEHERYMMMGGENYEAEIERTLTGLGFTRDDFERPTKEFSGGWRMRIELAKILLQKPDVLLLDEPTNHLDIESIQWLEQFLAQSAKAVVLVSHDRAFINNVTNRTLEITCGRVEDYKVKYDEYVVLRAERREQQLRAYENQQKEIADIKDFIERFRYKPTKAVQVQSRIKQLEKIVPIEVDEVDNKQMHLKFPPCLRSGDYPIICDEVRKDYGAHTVFDHVTFTIKRGEKVAFVGKNGEGKSTLVKCIMGEIPFTGTLKIGHNVQIGYFAQNQAQLLDENLTIFQTIDNVATGEMRLKVNDLLGAFMFGGETSEKFVKVLSGGERSRLAMIKLLLEPVNLLILDEPTNHLDMQSKDVLKEAIKAFDGTAIIVSHDREFLDGLVDKVYEFGGGKVREHLGGIYDYLRAHNAENINQALANQSMASAGSPSANTSGSSVASGSTADSLASATSGKQSYAEHKEQQKKIRKAEKAVKECEAKIEKLEARKKEIDELLMKPENATNMELVTEYTELMKGLDEENERWMLLSEELEEVSK; encoded by the coding sequence ATGATTTCAGTAGAAGGACTGAAAGTAGAGTTTGGCGTCAAGCCTCTCTTTCATGATGTAAGTTTCGTCATCAACGACCGCGACCGCATTGCCCTGGTGGGTAAGAATGGTGCGGGAAAATCTACGATGCTCAAGATTCTCTGCGGTTTACAGAAACCTACTGCTGGCGTTGTGGCTATTCCTAACGAAACCACTATCGGCTATCTGCCACAGGTGATGAAACTGCAGGACGATACGACCGTGAAGGAGGAAACCCGCAAGGCTTTCGCCCATAATACCGAGATGAAGGCGCGTCTGGACAAGATGCAGCAGGAAATGGCCGACCGCACCGACTATGAGAGCGAAAGCTATGCTCAGCTCGTAGAGAAGTTTACCCAGGAACATGAACGCTACATGATGATGGGTGGCGAAAACTATGAGGCTGAGATAGAGCGCACCTTGACCGGTCTTGGCTTTACGCGCGATGATTTCGAGCGCCCTACCAAGGAGTTTTCCGGCGGTTGGCGAATGCGTATCGAACTAGCCAAGATTCTGTTGCAGAAGCCTGATGTACTGCTCCTCGATGAGCCTACCAACCACCTTGATATTGAAAGTATCCAGTGGTTGGAGCAGTTCCTGGCGCAGAGTGCCAAGGCTGTGGTTCTGGTGAGCCACGACCGTGCTTTCATCAACAATGTAACTAATCGTACCCTCGAAATTACTTGTGGAAGGGTAGAAGACTATAAGGTGAAATACGATGAGTATGTTGTGTTGCGTGCCGAACGCCGCGAGCAGCAGCTCCGTGCCTACGAAAACCAGCAGAAGGAAATTGCCGACATCAAGGATTTCATCGAGCGATTCCGCTACAAACCTACCAAGGCGGTTCAGGTGCAGAGCAGAATCAAGCAGCTCGAGAAAATCGTGCCTATCGAGGTGGATGAGGTTGACAACAAGCAGATGCACCTCAAATTCCCTCCTTGTCTCAGAAGTGGCGATTATCCAATCATCTGCGATGAGGTGCGTAAAGATTACGGCGCACACACCGTCTTCGACCATGTTACCTTTACCATCAAGCGTGGCGAGAAGGTGGCTTTCGTGGGTAAGAACGGCGAGGGTAAGTCTACCCTGGTAAAATGTATCATGGGTGAGATTCCTTTCACCGGAACTCTCAAGATTGGTCATAATGTGCAGATTGGTTATTTCGCCCAGAATCAGGCGCAGCTCTTGGATGAGAATCTTACCATCTTCCAGACTATTGACAATGTGGCAACAGGCGAAATGCGTCTGAAGGTGAACGATCTCCTGGGCGCCTTCATGTTTGGCGGCGAGACTTCTGAGAAGTTTGTCAAGGTTCTGAGTGGAGGAGAACGCAGCCGACTGGCTATGATCAAGCTCCTGCTCGAACCGGTGAATCTCCTCATTCTCGATGAGCCTACCAATCACCTCGACATGCAGTCGAAGGATGTGCTGAAAGAAGCCATCAAGGCTTTCGATGGAACAGCCATCATCGTGAGCCACGACCGTGAATTCCTCGATGGTCTGGTAGATAAGGTCTATGAGTTTGGCGGCGGCAAGGTTCGTGAGCATCTCGGTGGTATTTACGATTATCTCCGTGCCCATAATGCCGAGAACATCAATCAGGCTCTTGCCAACCAGAGCATGGCTTCTGCCGGTTCGCCTTCTGCCAATACTTCCGGCTCTTCTGTCGCATCAGGTTCTACAGCCGACAGTCTTGCCTCTGCCACATCCGGCAAGCAGAGCTACGCTGAACATAAGGAACAGCAGAAGAAAATCCGCAAGGCTGAGAAAGCCGTGAAGGAATGTGAGGCGAAGATAGAGAAGCTGGAAGCGAGAAAGAAGGAGATTGATGAACTTCTGATGAAACCGGAAAATGCAACCAACATGGAACTCGTTACTGAATACACCGAACTCATGAAGGGTCTCGATGAGGAGAACGAGCGCTGGATGCTCCTTTCGGAAGAATTGGAAGAAGTTTCGAAATAA
- a CDS encoding M13 family metallopeptidase — protein sequence MKMKMILPMMLIAALPLGADAQNKSGLVMSNLDQTVKPADSFYQFATGGWQKNNPLPAAYSRYGSFDQLAENNNKRINTILSELQKKTYKAGTIEQKLSDFYKLSMDVDSRNKAGIAPVKPLLDEIEAAKTKDELQKLQVKYAWMGLGLGYVSGFDADEKNVTMNIYILMQGGLTLGAKDYYLNNDAATVAIREAYKTYLSKMFQLYGFSADEAAKKASAVFLHETTLATFSKSRTELRDPQANYNKMTLAEFKENYPNIPLEALANAEGIKSENLKEMIVGQPAFFAGYDKVAAAECAGTLKALMEWDIISSSASYLSDEIREARFEFFGKTMSGRKEDYPLWKRATTQVEAQLGEALGRIYCKRYFPESSKKMMETLVKNLQISLGQRIDAQTWMSDATKKAAHNKLDKFYVKIGYPNKWTDFSKLSIDPSKSYYENVLACRKFANDKEIAKKAGKPVDKDEWYMTPQTVNAYYNPTTNEICFPAGILQYPFFDPKADAAFNYGAIGVVIGHEMTHGFDDQGRQYDASGNLKDWWTPADAEGFNKRADMYADFFSNIKVLPDLNANGRFTLGENLADHGGLMVSYNAFKNATAKKPLKNKDGFTPDQRFFLAYAGVWGQNITDKEIRNRVKNDPHSLGKWRVDGALPHIDAWYEAFGVKQGDKLFIPKNQRLELW from the coding sequence ATGAAAATGAAAATGATCTTACCGATGATGCTGATCGCAGCTCTGCCATTAGGCGCTGATGCTCAGAATAAATCGGGTCTTGTCATGAGCAATCTCGACCAGACAGTGAAGCCAGCAGACAGTTTCTATCAGTTTGCTACAGGCGGATGGCAGAAGAACAATCCTCTTCCTGCCGCTTATAGCCGTTATGGCAGTTTTGACCAGCTGGCTGAGAACAACAACAAGCGCATCAACACCATTCTTTCTGAACTCCAGAAGAAGACTTACAAGGCTGGAACCATTGAGCAGAAATTGTCTGATTTCTACAAGCTCTCTATGGATGTTGACAGCCGCAACAAGGCTGGAATCGCTCCAGTAAAGCCTCTGTTGGATGAGATTGAAGCTGCCAAGACCAAGGACGAGCTTCAGAAGCTTCAGGTTAAGTATGCATGGATGGGTCTCGGTTTGGGCTATGTCTCAGGTTTCGATGCCGATGAGAAGAACGTAACCATGAACATCTACATCCTGATGCAGGGCGGTCTTACTCTCGGTGCCAAGGATTATTACCTCAACAACGATGCTGCAACTGTAGCTATCCGTGAGGCTTATAAGACTTACCTCAGCAAGATGTTCCAGCTCTATGGCTTCTCTGCTGATGAAGCTGCCAAGAAGGCTTCTGCCGTATTCCTTCACGAAACAACGCTCGCTACTTTCTCAAAGAGCCGTACCGAACTTCGTGATCCTCAGGCCAACTACAACAAGATGACCTTGGCAGAATTCAAGGAGAATTATCCTAACATTCCTCTCGAGGCACTTGCCAACGCCGAGGGAATCAAGAGCGAAAATCTCAAGGAGATGATCGTAGGTCAGCCTGCTTTCTTCGCCGGTTATGACAAGGTGGCAGCTGCAGAATGTGCAGGCACATTGAAGGCTTTGATGGAGTGGGACATCATCAGTAGTTCTGCTTCTTACCTCAGCGATGAGATTCGCGAAGCCCGTTTCGAATTCTTCGGCAAGACTATGAGTGGCCGTAAGGAGGATTATCCTCTTTGGAAGCGCGCTACTACTCAGGTAGAGGCTCAGTTGGGCGAGGCACTCGGTCGCATCTACTGCAAGCGCTATTTCCCAGAAAGCTCTAAGAAGATGATGGAGACACTCGTGAAGAATCTTCAGATCAGCCTCGGTCAGCGTATCGATGCTCAGACCTGGATGAGCGATGCTACAAAGAAAGCTGCTCACAACAAGCTCGACAAGTTCTATGTAAAGATTGGTTATCCTAACAAGTGGACTGATTTCAGCAAGCTCAGCATCGACCCATCCAAGAGCTATTATGAGAACGTATTGGCTTGCCGCAAGTTTGCCAACGATAAGGAGATTGCAAAGAAGGCAGGAAAGCCAGTAGATAAGGATGAGTGGTACATGACTCCTCAGACTGTGAACGCTTACTACAATCCTACTACCAATGAAATCTGTTTCCCAGCCGGTATTCTCCAGTATCCTTTCTTCGATCCTAAGGCTGATGCAGCATTCAACTATGGTGCTATCGGCGTAGTAATCGGCCATGAGATGACTCACGGATTCGATGATCAGGGTCGTCAGTATGATGCTAGCGGTAATCTGAAGGACTGGTGGACTCCTGCTGATGCAGAAGGTTTCAACAAGCGTGCTGATATGTATGCTGATTTCTTCAGCAACATCAAGGTGTTGCCTGATCTGAATGCCAACGGCCGTTTCACCCTCGGCGAGAACCTTGCCGACCACGGTGGTTTGATGGTTTCATACAATGCCTTCAAGAATGCTACAGCCAAGAAGCCATTGAAGAACAAGGATGGTTTCACTCCTGACCAGCGTTTCTTCCTCGCCTATGCAGGTGTTTGGGGACAGAACATTACTGATAAGGAAATCCGCAACCGCGTAAAGAATGATCCTCATTCTCTCGGCAAGTGGCGTGTTGATGGTGCGCTTCCTCACATCGATGCATGGTATGAGGCATTTGGTGTTAAGCAGGGCGATAAGCTGTTCATTCCTAAGAACCAGCGCCTGGAGCTTTGGTAA
- a CDS encoding ABC-F family ATP-binding cassette domain-containing protein, whose product MITVDGLTVEFGGTTLFKDISFQINEKDRIALMGKNGAGKSTLLKIIAGVRNATRGTVSAPKDCVIAYLPQHLMTEDGRTVFEETCQAFAHLHEMQAEIDRINNELTTRTDYDSDDYMQLIEKVSSLSEKFYAIDMTHFEEDVEKTLLGLGFERSDFNRPTSEFSGGWRMRIELAKLLLKSPDVLLLDEPTNHLDIESIGWLEDFIINSSKAVVVISHDRKFVDDITTRTIEVTMGRIYDYKATYSQYLELRKERREQQMKKYEEQQKMIAETKDFIERFKGTYSKTFQVQSRVKMLEKLELIEVDEEDTSRLRLKFPPSPRSGAYPVQMSDVAMSFDGKKIFSGVNLTVERGDKIAFVGRNGEGKSTLVKCIMGQLQNEGKLELGHNVQIGYFAQNQASLLDGELTVFQTIDDVAKGEIRNKIRDLLGAFMFGGEDSTKKVKVLSGGERTRLAILKLLLEPVNLLILDEPTNHLDLKTKDVLKQALLDFDGTLIVVSHDRDFLDGLVSKVYEFGHGRVREHLCGIYEFLESKKMENLQELEKKQ is encoded by the coding sequence ATGATTACAGTTGATGGATTGACCGTAGAATTTGGCGGCACCACCCTATTCAAAGACATTTCCTTCCAGATCAACGAGAAGGACCGTATAGCCCTGATGGGAAAGAATGGCGCAGGAAAGAGCACATTGCTTAAGATCATCGCCGGTGTGAGAAATGCTACTCGTGGCACCGTTTCCGCTCCCAAGGATTGCGTCATCGCCTATCTGCCTCAGCATCTGATGACCGAAGACGGCAGAACCGTATTCGAGGAAACCTGTCAGGCGTTTGCCCATCTGCACGAAATGCAGGCTGAGATTGACCGCATCAACAACGAGCTCACCACCCGTACCGATTACGACAGCGATGATTACATGCAGCTCATAGAGAAAGTATCGTCTCTCTCAGAGAAATTCTACGCTATCGACATGACTCATTTCGAGGAAGATGTAGAGAAGACGCTGCTCGGTCTCGGTTTCGAGCGCTCTGATTTCAACCGCCCTACAAGCGAGTTTTCGGGAGGATGGAGAATGAGAATAGAGCTGGCAAAACTGCTCTTGAAATCGCCAGACGTACTGCTGCTTGATGAGCCAACCAATCATCTCGACATTGAATCTATCGGCTGGCTCGAAGACTTCATCATCAACAGTTCGAAAGCGGTAGTTGTCATCAGCCACGACCGAAAATTCGTTGACGACATTACAACAAGAACCATCGAAGTAACCATGGGTCGCATCTACGACTACAAAGCCACTTACAGCCAATATCTGGAACTGCGCAAGGAACGCCGCGAACAGCAGATGAAGAAATATGAGGAACAGCAGAAGATGATTGCCGAGACCAAGGACTTTATAGAACGCTTCAAAGGCACTTATTCTAAAACCTTCCAGGTGCAAAGCCGCGTGAAGATGCTAGAGAAACTGGAACTTATCGAAGTGGATGAAGAAGATACAAGCCGCCTTCGACTCAAGTTCCCGCCGAGCCCACGAAGCGGTGCTTATCCGGTTCAGATGAGTGATGTGGCGATGTCGTTTGATGGCAAGAAGATTTTCAGCGGCGTGAATCTTACCGTAGAAAGAGGCGACAAGATTGCCTTCGTGGGAAGAAACGGAGAGGGTAAGTCAACGCTCGTGAAATGTATCATGGGTCAGCTTCAGAACGAAGGAAAGTTGGAATTGGGACATAATGTGCAGATAGGTTATTTCGCCCAGAACCAGGCTTCTCTGCTCGATGGCGAACTTACCGTATTCCAGACCATTGATGATGTTGCCAAAGGTGAAATCCGCAACAAGATACGCGATTTGCTCGGAGCATTCATGTTTGGCGGAGAGGATTCTACCAAGAAGGTGAAAGTATTGTCGGGAGGTGAGCGCACCCGCCTTGCCATTCTCAAACTGCTGCTGGAGCCGGTGAATCTGCTGATTCTCGATGAGCCTACCAACCACCTCGACCTGAAGACCAAGGATGTACTGAAACAGGCCTTGCTCGATTTCGACGGAACGCTCATCGTGGTTAGTCACGACCGTGATTTCCTCGATGGTCTTGTCAGCAAGGTTTATGAGTTCGGTCATGGTCGCGTCCGCGAACATCTCTGCGGCATTTACGAATTCCTGGAATCGAAGAAGATGGAAAATCTTCAGGAACTGGAGAAGAAGCAATAA